The genomic region GGAATTTAGTGTGGCCATGTATCAAAAGGCAGCCAGGGAGTGGATCGACAATATTACCGGTCGAGGAAAGTTGCCGCTGCTGGTGGGAGGCACCGGATTATATGTAAGAGCAGTTATTGATCCCTATGACTTTACCCCGGCCCCCGGGGATGAAAAACTAAGGGAACAGCTTAAACAAGAGGCTCTGACTTTGGGAGCGGCCGCTATGCATGAGAAATTAGCCCAGGTTGACCCCACGACCGCCGCCCGACTTCACCCCAATGATGTACGGCGGGTTATCCGGGCCCTGGAGGTATACTATCAAACGGGTAAACCATTTTCCCAGTACCAGTCCCTAAAAACAGCCGGTAACCCGGTATACAGATTGCTTATGTTTGGCTTAACCATGGATAGGCAGTTATTATACCAACGGATTGAACAGCGGATTGACCTGATGCTGGCCCGGGGTTTGGTGGAGGAGGTAAAAGGGCTACTGGAGCGCTATGAACGGCTGGGCACTGCACTACAGGGTCTTGGTTACAAGGAAATCGCCGCCTACTTGGCCGGGGAATGTTCCCTGCAGGAAGCAGTAGACGTTTTAAAAAGAGATACCAGGCGTTTTGCCAAGCGGCAGCTGACATGGTTTAGGGCTGATGACCGCATCAGGTGGCTCGACCTGGAAAAATTCCCTAATAAAGAAGCAGTAGCCGCTGAAATTGTTCAGCAAATAGCAGGAGAATTTTTAGTGGTGTAGAACAATAGTTAAGAGTATTTTTAGAAGAAAATTTCCGATGGAGGTAACCCCATGACTAAAACACAGATAAATTTACAAGACGCCTTCCTTAACCAGGTAAGAAAGGAAAATATTCCTGTCACCATTTTCTTGATCAATGGTTTTCAATTAAAGGGCATGGTTAAGGGATTTGATAACTTTACTGTTATATTAGAAAGTGACGGTAAACAACTAATGGTATACAAACACGCCATATCTACGATTAGTCCGCTTCGTCCGGTGAATACCTCCTTTTCGGAAAATAAGCCGATGTAATAAGGGCCCGTTGCCCCTCCCGGTGGAGGGGTTTTTCATTTTAGGTCACTATTTACACCTTCGCGCGTATAATGTTTATGAGTCTTACTTAACCAGGTTAAACAGTTAACGCCCGGAGGTGAAATCCTTTGGTTAAAATAAAAATGTGGCAGAATCCCCCGCACCGCCATGAACCGCCAAAACAGAATGGACCGGTAAAGCGGCCATCTTTTCCTGTTAGGCCAGGGACCAATCAAGAAAAGGACACCATAAATGAAGAGGCCAAACGGAAGGCCACCAATGAAATCCTCAAAGAATTGGATACCTTAATTGGCCTCACCAGTGTTAAAAAGTTGGTCAAGGAAATTCAGGCCTTTGTGGAAATACAAAAACTAAGGCAAAGAGAAAAGTTAATATATGAACCAATGGTGTTACACATGATCTTTAAGGGTAACCCCGGCACCGGCAAAACTACCGTGGCCCGTATCATTGGCCGATTATTTAAGGAAATCGGCGTTTTACCCAAGGGGCATCTCATTGAGGTGGAACGAGCTGATTTAGTAGGTGAATATATTGGTCATACAGCGGCTAAGACCCGGGATCAAATTAAAAAGGCCCTGGGTGGTATACTATTTATTGACGAAGCTTATTCCCTGGCCAGAGGTGGGGAAAAGGATTTTGGTAAAGAAGCCATCGACTCAATGGTGGCCAGTATGGAAAATAACAAGGAGAATTTAATTATCATTTTAGCTGGTTATCAGAATGAAATGGACTATTTTTTAGAAACCAACCCGGGGCTTCGTTCTCGCTTTCCCATACATATCACCTTTCCCGATTATACCATCAATGAGCTAATGGATATTGCCGACCTAATGCTAAAACAACGCCAATATATATTGGCTTCCCCGGCCAGGGATGAACTAAGAAGAATATTAGAAAACAAAACCCGCCAGCATGAGCACAGCGGTAATGCCAGGTTAGTGCGCAACCTTATTGAGCGGGCCATGCGGCACCAGGCAGTAAGGTTGATAGATGGGAAAAATATTTCCCGGCAAGACCTGATGACGATAACTAAAGAGGATTTGGCAGGAGCTTTGGAGGATATCTAATCCTAACGGTTACGTTGGCTTTATTCCACAACATGGACTGTTGGGTATGCCGAACAGTACGTACGGTGATGTGGGAGGAGGGGGTTGGTCACCCCCTCCTAACAATTAAATATTTTGGGAGGAACTATGAGTTTAAAGCAATTGGACAAGCTGGCCACAGAAGTAGAAGCAGAAGTACAACCTATTTACCGGGAGATAGAAGCAAGGGCTTTGATAAATCATGCCAAAGTGTTAGAAGGATTTCATCTGGCCCGGGTGGCCGATTATCATTTGCGGGGTACCAACGGCTATGGTTACAATGACCCGGGCCGGGAAGCTCTGGAAAAAATCTACGCCCATGTATTTGGCGCGGAAGCAGCTCTGGTCAGGGGGCAAATCGTGTCCGGCACCCATGCCATAGCCATAGCTTTGTTTGGCTTATTGCGGCCGGGGGATGAACTACTGGCGGTGCAAGGATCTCCTTACGACACCCTGGAGGAATTAATTGGTAAAAGGGGTAATGTACCTGGATCCTTAAGGGACCTGGGGGTCAGTTACCAACAGGTGGAATTGACCCCCGCCGGTTTATTGGACTGGACGGCCATTGCCCAGGCCCTCTCCAGTAAAACTAAAGTGGTGTTGGTACAGCGTTCCCGAGGTTACGCCTGGCGCCCGGCCTTAACCTTACCGGAGTTAAAGAGGCTGGTGGAGTTTGTTAAGGAAAGAGCCCCTCAGGCCTATGTTTTTGTGGATAACTGCTACGGTGAACTGGTAGACACAGCTGAGCCGCCATCCGTTGGGGCTGACTTGATTGCCGGTTCGCTGATTAAGAACCCCGGGGGTGGATTAGCTCCCACCGGCGGTTATGTGGTGGGGAGAAAAGAGTTGGTAGAGATGGCCGCCAATCGCTGGACAGCACCCGGCATCGGCGCAGAGGTGGGCCCATCACTGGGTCACCAGCGGTTGTTGTTGCAGGGTATTTTTATGGCCCCGCACATTGTGGCCGAAGCTTTAAAAGGAGCGGTATTTGCCGCCCGCTTGTTTGAACGGTTGGGTTTTAAAGTGTCCCCCACTTATGATGAGCCCCGCTCAGATATTATTCAATCCATCGCCCTGGAGACTCCGGAAAGATTGGTAGCCTTTTGTCGCGGGCTACAGGCTGCCTCACCGGTAGATGCCCATGTACTGCCTGAACCTAACTACATGCCAGGTTATGAAGACGACGTAATCATGGCCGCAGGTACCTTTGTCCAGGGTGCATCCCTGGAGCTTAGTGCCGACGCACCCCTGAGAGAACCCTATGCTGTGTATTTGCAAGGGGGACTTTCTAAAGAATATGTACGTCTGGGAGTTTTATCGGCGGCCAGAAATGTATTAAAATTACAAGGTTAATCAAGGCGCTCTGGTAATGGAGCGCCTTAATCATGATAGTATATATATTCTACCGTTCAGGATTAAAAATGACCGTTGACGGTATAGTTCTTGGCGTTTAGGCCACCACATATTATTATTAAGACATACAATTTAAACATATTCAGTTTTAAGTGCATAATATCAATCAAAAGAAATTTTTATCTTAAAATAGGGGGGTGGTAATTAATCCCTTGATTTTTCAGATTATTCACAATAATAAAAATTTGGGAGATGAATAACTTGTCTAAAATTAAAACGTTTTTTGTTTTGTTGGTATTATCTGTATTTACTCTCACCCTGGTGGGTTGCGGTGGCGGAGACGGGACCAAAACCAAGGCCAAAGATGAAAAGATTATTATAAAATTCTCCCACGTGGTGGCGGAAAGCACCCCCAAGGGGCAGGCAGCTTTAAAGTTTAAACAACTAGTTGAGGAAAAGTCCGGTGGCAAGATGGAAGTGCAGGTGTTCCCGTCTTCCCAGTTATGCGGGGATAAAGAAGAATTGGAGGCTCTGCAGGCTAATAACGTTCAATTAATTGCTCCTTCAGTTACTAAATTGGTTGGTTTTGTACCCGCCTTCCAATTAGTTGACATGCCCTTTTTGTTTGCCAGCGACCAGGCCGCTTACAATTTCTATGACGGGCCGTTCGGCCAAAAGTTGATGAGAAGTCTGGAACCCAAGGGTATGCTGGGTTTGGCCTGGTGGCCCAATGGTGCCAAGCACTTCACCAACTCCAAGCGTCCTTTGAAAACTCCAGAAGACTTTAAAGGCCTAAAATTCCGAACCCAAAGTGGGGGATTACTAGACGCGCAATTTAAGGCCCTAGGGGCCGGGTCGCAAACCCTAGCCTTTGCCGAAGTTTATCAGGCTTTACAGAATGGTACCGTGGATGGTCAGGAAAATACCTTTAACAATATCGATACCCAAAAATACGTTGAAGTGCAAAAGTATCTCACGGTTTCCAGTCACGGGCGTCTGGACTATGTGGTCTTAACTAATACCAAGTTCTGGAATAGTTTAACCCCTGAACAACAGCAATTGATTAGTGATTGTATGAAAGAGGCCACTGCTTACGAACGTCAATTAGCCGATGAGTTAAACAACAAGAGTAAAGAAAAAATCAAAGCCAGCGGAAAGGTAGAAATTTATGAGTTGACCGAGTCCGATCGGGCAGCCTTTATTAAAGCTCTGGAACCGGTATATAAAGAGTATACTGACAAAATTGGCAAAGAGTATATTGATGCGGCCAGGGCCAGTAAATAAAGAGATGAGCTCTGTATAGGGGCGGTGCAATCCGCCCCTCTTTAGTCCTATGGGGGGAGTAACTTGAAGAAGCTAAATAAAATTTACACTGCCTTTGAAGATTATTTTTCCGGAGGCATGCTTTTTATTGGTTTAACTTTGGTATTTATTAATGTTATCATGAGGTATTTTTTTAATAAACCTCAATCATTGCTGGATGAGTTTTCTGTATACTTTGTTATTTGGGGTACCATGGCCGGTTTATCCGTGGCCTTACGGAATGATCACCATATCAAAGTAGATATGCTGTACAATTATCTACCCCTGCCAGTAAAAAGATATGTTAGCATATTTGCCAACGGTCTAGGATTAGCCTTTGCCATTTTCTTTGCGGTTTATGGCATGGAATTGGTCCAAAATTATATCACTTACGGTCAGCGCTCCACCGACAGCCAGTTTCCTTTGTGGATTGTTAACCTAATAATGCCAGCCAGCGGCGTTATGTTAGGCATCAGGTTTTGTGAGAAACTTTACCACCTGTTGAAGGATAACGGTAGGTCCTGGTTAAAGGCCAGAAGGGGGGAGCAGCGTGGCGACAGCGTACATCTGTAGTTTATTTATTATTTTGTTCTTGCTTAATGTGCCCATTGCCATTGCCCTGGCAGTATCGGCTATTGTGGTTTTAGCCACCACCATGGATTACAACCTCTATATGGTTGTGCAAAGAATGTTTGCCGCTTTGCTATCTCCCACTTTAATGGCCATACCTGCCTTTGTTTTTGCCGGCGTCTTAATGTCACGGGGAGGTATTGCCAAATACTTGATTAACTGCCTGCGGGCTTGGTTAGGACACTTGCCCGGTGGATTAGCCGTAGTTACAGTTTTATCCTGTGCCGTTTTTGCGGCCATTTCCGGCTCCAGCCCGGCCACCGCAGCGGCCATCGGAGCCATCATGCTACCGGCCATGATAGAAAATGGTTATCCCAAGCGTTATGCCATGGGTTTAGTGGCTGCCGGTGGTACACTGGGCATATTGATACCTCCCAGCGTGACCATGGTGGTATTTGGTGTGGTGGCCGAAGAATCCATTGGTAAGCTCTTTATGGGCGGCCTGTTACCAGGCCTGCTATTGACCGCGGTGTTACTAGGCTCAGCTATTATTACCGCCAAGAAAAATAATTTTGGCCGGAGCGCCCGGGCCAGTTGGTCTGAACGGTGGAAATCCACATTCAAGGCCTTACCCGGTGGCTTTCTACCAATATTTATCTTGGGTAGTATATATTTGGGTGTGGTAACTCCTACAGAAGCGGCTGTATTGTCGGTATTTTATACAATTATTGTATCAGCCTTTATTTATAAGGAACTCCGTTTGTGTGACATTCGATCTATCTTTGTGGAGTCCATTAATATCTCATCCATGATTTTCATGATTATTGCCGCAGCTATGATATTTGCCTTTTTCCTGACCACTAATCAGGTGCCCAATGCGGTGGCCGATTGGATTGCGGAAAACCACCTGAATAAATATCTATTTTTTCTGGCCACTAACCTAATGTTTTTTATCATGGGTACCTTTTTGGAGGCAGTTTCCATCACTCTCATTACGCTGCCAATTTTGCTGCCTATGATTCACCATTTAGGCATTGATTTAATCCAATTTGCCGTAGTAATGACGGTTAACATGGAACTGGCTATGATTACACCCCCGGTGGGCTTAAACCTGTTTGTGGTAAGTGCCATGGCCAAGGATCGGTTGGAAAACGTTGTCAAAGGAGTCTTACCCTTTATCGCTATCATGATCGTAATGATGTTTATCTTTGTCCTATGGCCGGATATTTCCCTATATATTCCCAGGGTTTTAATGAAATAATTAACAGTTGGGTATATAATAAAGTGAGTCCATGTGACTCACTTTATTAATGTGGAGGGATTTAGTTTTGAACGAATTCAGGGTTTTATCTCCTACGGCAATATTGGGTTATGGTTTTCCGGAAGAATCTTTTCGGGCGGGATTGGCCAGAGACCCTCATTTAATCGCAGTAGATGCCGGTTCCACTGACCCGGGGCCTTATTACCTGGGGGCTGGTGTCTCTTTCACCGACCGGGCAGCGGTTAAAAGGGATCTGGAATTGATGATTGAAGCCGGTTTGGAGCGGGATATACCGGTGGTGATTGGTACTGCCGGCGGATGTGGCGCCGACCCGCACCTGGAGTGGAACCTGGAAATTATTCTGGAACTGACCAGGGAAAAGGGATGGCAGTTTCCCCTGGGGGTTATTCACGCGGAACTGGATAAGGAATTAGTACGGCAAGCCTTAAGGCAAAACAGGATTTCCCCGCTGTATCCGGCTCCGGATCTGACTGAAGAAGAAATTGATGCGGCCAAACACATTGTGGGGCAAATGGGACCGGAGGCAGTGATGTCGGTGTTGGGCCAGGGAGCTAAAGTAGTTTTGGCCGGCAGGTCCTATGATCCTGCTGTGTTTAGTGCAGCGGCTATTGCCGCCGGTTTTGATAAAGGATTAGCCATCCACATGGGTAAAATTTTGGAGTGTGGTGCCATTGCCGCTTCGCCAGGCAGTGGCAGTGACTGCCTGTTGGGTACTTTAAGGACTGATTGTTTTATCGTGGAACCGTTAAACCCAGCCCGGCGTTGCACGCCCACTTCTGTGGCGGCCCACACGCTATATGAAAAAACCAACCCATATATCTTGCCCGGTCCTGGCGGAGTTTTAGATCTGAGAGAAACCACCTTTACCCAGGAAACGGAAACTGCTGTTAAAGTAAGTGGTAGTAAATTCCTGCCGGGTGATAAATATACCGTTAAACTGGAAGGGGCCAAGTGTGTGGGATATCGTACTGTATCCATAGCTGGTTGTCGCGATCCCATTATGATTGGGCAGATTGATCATATTACCGAGGCTGTGCGGGAGCGGGTACAGGATAATTTTAAACGGTATGGATATAAATACTTTTTACACTTCAATATATACGGTAAAAACGGAGTGATGGGTAACCTGGAACCCCAACCCAACGTTACCGCTCATGAATTAGGCATTATCATTGAAGCCGTGGCGGAAACCCAGGAAATTGCCAACACTATCTGCAGCTTTGCTAGATCCACCATGCTGCATTATGGTTATCCTGGCCGGGTGGCTACAGCGGGTAATTTGGCGTTCCCTTATTCACCCTCTGATTTTAAGGCCGGAGCCGTTTATAACTTTAACGTCTATCATTTGATGGAAGTGGACGATCCTTTATCCTTATTCCCCTCTAAAATAATTGAAGTAGGAAAGGAGAAAAGATAATGGCATTGGTAAAACTTCCGGAGGTAGCTTCGGTCATTAGAAGCAAGAACTCCGGTCCCTATGAGTTAACCCTGGATGTGATCTTTAAAAATAAGGAAGCCTTTGAGGCTGCCTGCCGAGCTCAAGTAATAAATAAAAGCACCATAGCGAAACTATACGGCATTAGCGAGGATGAAGTCATTGGCATTATTGAATTTGCCCCAGCCCATGCCATTAAAGCCACCATTGTCCGACCGTTTCCTTCTGGGGCTTTAGGGGAAACTGATGTTTACGGAGCTCAACAGCATGCACCACTACTAAATCTAGAATTTGAATTAACCTAAAATAATTCCTGATTCGGCAAAAACTACAAAATTTCGAGGTTTGTCCTATATCACAAAGTTATTTAATAAAATAGTAAGATTTCTAGTAATTTAGCTTATTTACAAATTTGGTTTATAGACTATATAATTCTCTTAAGAATAGAACTTTACAAGTGAGAGGAGATAAAACCTTGTTTTGTAACGATGATCAACCTATGTTTAACATAGGAGTTATTGCCGAACTACTTAAGGTGCATCCAGAAACATTACGAATTTGGGAAAAACACCGTTTAGTTGAACCAGCCCGTCGTAATAAACAGCGCCTGTACAGTAACAATGACTTAAAACGACTGCAGTTTATTCATTATCTTATTAACGAAAAGGGCTTAAATATTGCCGGGGTACAACAAATTATTAGTATGTATCCCTGTTGGGTGACCAAACATTGCTCCGGAGGCAATAAGGGAGAAAATGTTAATATGAACAAGCCATGCTGGAAGGAACCAGGTACATATTGTTATGTTATTGAAGATAAGTCAGATTACTGCAGTGTTTGTCCCCACTTTAATAAGAAAAGTTAAAAGGTCGCTGGTTAGCGACCTTTTAATGTGTTCGTCCGGCATGTCTGCCGAGCCGATGGGTTGAAAGAAACCCTGTCGCCCAACCAGCGGGAAGACAACCCGTAGACAAGGGCGTCACTGGCAACGGTGGGGTCTGAAGGAAGCCGAAGGGGAAACTTGGAACATGGGGGCTAAACAGACAACAGCAGGGATGATTTGACGACTAGCCGGAGTCTTACTGACTGATAGTACTCCGAAGTATTGATGACTTTGTAGTGTGCTTCCAGTACCGGGCGGATGCAGTAAAATTCCGTGAGGCATTGGAAAATAGACTGACTAAGTTTTCACTTAACCTTGAACCGAATAAAACAAGGTTTGTTGAGTTCGGTAGGTTTTAATCAAAGCACGCCAAAGAAAGAGGAAATAAGATGGAGACAATCTACTTTCTTGGCTTTACGCACCTCTGTACAAGGAACGGAAAAGGCAATTTCATGGTAGGTAGAAAGACAGAAAAGAGCAGATTAAAAAGAAGTATCCTGAAAATAACAGATAAAATGAAGGAAATCCGGCACTGGGCAATAAAAGACCAGGCGGATAAAATCAACGAAATGCTCAGAGGACACTACAACTACTATGGAATGGGTGGAAACCGCAAATCACTGCTCAGGGTATACTGCATAGTTGAAGAATACTGGCGGAAAATGTTGTGCAGCCGAAGCTGGAAGGGTTTACATAACTTGGGATAAATACAATGAAATTAAGAAAACGTTCCTGTTATTTTGCGGCCCAAGATAAGAATCCCATTTGGAAGTATGAAATCTTACGCAATGCTGTGAATCAATTCCTGAAGAGCTAGAGCTGTCTGGAAATCCGCACGGCTGGTTCTGTGGGGGTATGGGCTGCGAATTGCGCAGCCATTCTACCCGGAGGCTAACGCCGTAGCAAAATTACTACGGCGTTACTCTACTCGATTCACCCGGTACTTTACTAGATTTTCCTCATTAATCCTACAACCTTGCCTAATATTTTTACATTTTTTACCATGATGGGTGCAAGCAGACTGTTTGCTGGTTGTAAACGAACAAAATCTTTTTCTTTGTAGAATCTTTTAACCGTTGCTTCATCATCCAGCAAGGCCACCACAATATCCCCATTGTTCGCAGATTGTTGCCTCCGTACCAGCACGATATCTCCTTCCAGAATACCGGCTTCAATCATACTGTCACCACATATAGTCAACATAAAGAACTCACCGTAGCCAGTAAAACTTCTGGGCAAGGTAATTCTATTGTCATAGTTCTCCACAGCTAAAAGTGGTACCCCGGCGGCTACCTGGCCTAAGATGGGAACAGTGATTAGTTCTTCATTGTCAAAAATTTTTCCTTTAGCTGTACTATTGGTTGCATTTAGATTACCGTATTCCATACCTACTACTTCGATAGCCCTAGGCTTAGTAGGATCCCGACGTAAGTAACCCTTTTGTTCCAACCTTTTTAAATATGAATGAACGGTAGAACTGGAAGATAAACCAACAGCCTCACCAATTTCCCTCACGGAAGGAGGATAACCCTTTTGTTTAACATTTTCAATAATTACTCTTAAAACTTCTTCTTCCCGTGCATTTAACATTAATGGTTCACTACCCTTCAACACTAGCTTGAATATTTATTTGGTATATTATAACATCTATTAAGCTAAAATGCAAAACGTTTGTTCGAACTATGGCATTAAACAAAACCAATTTTGTTAAAACCAGCAAAAAATATTGATTCAATCAACCCAAAGGGATAAAATGAAATTGTGTTAAAATTGGTTAGATAACTCGAGGTAAGTACCTCGGGTTTTTGTTATTTTATAGTGTTTTTAAAATATTTAGATAAATGAAAGAAGGAACTGAAAATGATTAGTTTGTCCACCTCTGCCATCTTGTTAAGATTTGTCTTCGGGGGCTTGGCAGTGGTTGCTTCCACCATAGTAGCTAGGTTAATTGGCGGTAAAGTAGGAGGAATTTTTGCCGCATTCCCTGCCGTTTATTTGGCGGCTGTAGTTGGCGCAATTTGGCATGTTTCCGGAGATCAGGCCATAACAGTGGTTCAGTCCATATCCAAAGGAGCTTTAATTGGCATGATTTCCGATATCATTTGTGCAGTGGCAGCCAGTTACTTTATTCTTAAACATGGACATTGGAAAGGTGTTTTATTATCCTTAGGAATTTGGCTAGGAACATCCAGCATTATTTATTTTTCACTGATGGTTTAGGTTGGGGGTATAAGTCTGAAACCAGCTCCACGGGGGGCACAAACTAAAAAAGAGCATAGCAAACAGACCATCCATGGGATGATCTTTAAAAAGTGAAAAGTGACAACTTGTGTATTTCCATCAATCCTTAACTACAGAGTACCCGTGCCTCCGAGCTATAAGAATAGCCTGTTCTACTGTGATTTCACGAGATGCAGGAAAAGGTTGCGCTTTCTTATAAAGTTCGGGGTTGTAAGGTTCACCTTTTTTAAGGATGTGATAAATGGCAGTAAGCAACATTCGTGCAATAGCTATAATAGCACGCTTATGGCCACGCCGCTTTTTGATGGATAAATAGCGGCCCTTGATTTCAGGGTGTTTATCACTTTTAACAACAGCGTTGGCGCACTGTACTAAAAGTGGTTTGATATAAACACCGGCACGAGATATGCGAACAGAATGTTTTTTGCCCGCACTCTCGTTGTTTTGAGGAGTCACTCCTGCCCAGGAACACAAGTGTTTGGCTGTAGGGAACACAGACATATCAGCACCGATTTCTGAAATTATAGCGATTGCAGAAAAGGGATTTTTGATACCTGGTACAGTGGACACTAAAGTACGTTCCTTGGCATAAGGCTCTGAGAGCGATAGAATTAAGGATTCAAGGTTGGACTTGCACTTTCCTAATTCGCCATAATGCTGAAGAATAATATTCATTTTTTGCCGCTGTTCCGGTGTAATCATTCCGTCCAGGGCAAGACGGATATCGTCCACTTTATGCAGCATGGATGAGTGAAGAAGAGGAACAAAATCGAAATCCTTATCATCGGGATTTTCAAGCAAGTAGTCAATGATTCTCATTGAACTCTTACCGAAAGTATCAGATACCACGTTGGCGAGCTGGATATTTGATACAGTAAGACAATTTTGAATCCGGTTCTTCTCGCTGGAACTAAAGTTTGTGAGCTTAAAACGATAACGCATCAAGTCACGCAATTGACGAATTGGAAGTGGTGGCATAAAGCTTCCTGCAACAAGGTCGTGCTTAAACAGGTCGGCAATCCACTTGGCATCCTTTTTATCGGTTTTCTTACCGCGAATCGCCTTGACATACTTTGGATGAGCCAGTGTAATTTTACAGGTGGCTTCCAAAATATTGTACACAGGTACCCAATACTTGCCGGTGGATTCCATGCAAACATGCGTGCAGGAATTGGAGGAAAGCCACTCCGACAGCTTTCGCAAATTGTTTGTGAAGGTAGAAAAGCGTCTGGACTTGTAAGTGGTAACACCTTTGTCATTGGTAAAGGCAATACAAGCAACAAGAAACTTTTTGTGGACATCAATTCCACAACAGATGGGGTAAACGATTTTTAACATTAAAGTCTCCCTTCGTAAGAAATTATTGAGAAAAGCAGGCATTGACTGACTGTCCAGCTATAAACGAGTTGTTTATACAAAGATAAGTCTTCGTGCTCTGAAGGCACACTTATTTGTGCTTGAAAGGACAGTCTACACATATAAAAATACGGTCTGCTCCCAAAGGAACAGCGCACTCACCTCCACGTGATTTGTAGTTGCCTGTTATCTCAATAAGATAGTTTTAAAACAAAACAAGCTCATAGGCAACGTTTCATTCCGTTTTGTGCCTTGAGCTTGCGAAAGGAATGGTTATAAAAATGAAAAAACTTGCTATTGATTTAATCGTTAGGTTTATATTTGGGGGCTTAGCGGTGGCCATTTGCTATATTTTTTTAATAATGATTCCATGGAAAAGCTTTGCTGGTATTTTTGCCGCCTTTCCGGCAGTTATGATTTCCGCTGTGATTCTGGCGGGAGTGGAAAAAGGCAGCCGCACTGCTGCCGATATAGCCTTTGGTGCCGTAGCTGGAATGATTGGAGGACTGGTATGTGTTACTACCACTTTAGTAGCTTTGAATACTTCACATGAAGTAGTTTGG from Desulfotomaculum nigrificans DSM 574 harbors:
- a CDS encoding acyclic terpene utilization AtuA family protein, producing the protein MNEFRVLSPTAILGYGFPEESFRAGLARDPHLIAVDAGSTDPGPYYLGAGVSFTDRAAVKRDLELMIEAGLERDIPVVIGTAGGCGADPHLEWNLEIILELTREKGWQFPLGVIHAELDKELVRQALRQNRISPLYPAPDLTEEEIDAAKHIVGQMGPEAVMSVLGQGAKVVLAGRSYDPAVFSAAAIAAGFDKGLAIHMGKILECGAIAASPGSGSDCLLGTLRTDCFIVEPLNPARRCTPTSVAAHTLYEKTNPYILPGPGGVLDLRETTFTQETETAVKVSGSKFLPGDKYTVKLEGAKCVGYRTVSIAGCRDPIMIGQIDHITEAVRERVQDNFKRYGYKYFLHFNIYGKNGVMGNLEPQPNVTAHELGIIIEAVAETQEIANTICSFARSTMLHYGYPGRVATAGNLAFPYSPSDFKAGAVYNFNVYHLMEVDDPLSLFPSKIIEVGKEKR
- a CDS encoding group II intron maturase-specific domain-containing protein gives rise to the protein METIYFLGFTHLCTRNGKGNFMVGRKTEKSRLKRSILKITDKMKEIRHWAIKDQADKINEMLRGHYNYYGMGGNRKSLLRVYCIVEEYWRKMLCSRSWKGLHNLG
- a CDS encoding DUF4387 domain-containing protein; translation: MALVKLPEVASVIRSKNSGPYELTLDVIFKNKEAFEAACRAQVINKSTIAKLYGISEDEVIGIIEFAPAHAIKATIVRPFPSGALGETDVYGAQQHAPLLNLEFELT
- a CDS encoding DUF3147 family protein, giving the protein MISLSTSAILLRFVFGGLAVVASTIVARLIGGKVGGIFAAFPAVYLAAVVGAIWHVSGDQAITVVQSISKGALIGMISDIICAVAASYFILKHGHWKGVLLSLGIWLGTSSIIYFSLMV
- the lexA gene encoding transcriptional repressor LexA — encoded protein: MLNAREEEVLRVIIENVKQKGYPPSVREIGEAVGLSSSSTVHSYLKRLEQKGYLRRDPTKPRAIEVVGMEYGNLNATNSTAKGKIFDNEELITVPILGQVAAGVPLLAVENYDNRITLPRSFTGYGEFFMLTICGDSMIEAGILEGDIVLVRRQQSANNGDIVVALLDDEATVKRFYKEKDFVRLQPANSLLAPIMVKNVKILGKVVGLMRKI
- a CDS encoding MerR family transcriptional regulator, whose protein sequence is MFCNDDQPMFNIGVIAELLKVHPETLRIWEKHRLVEPARRNKQRLYSNNDLKRLQFIHYLINEKGLNIAGVQQIISMYPCWVTKHCSGGNKGENVNMNKPCWKEPGTYCYVIEDKSDYCSVCPHFNKKS
- a CDS encoding DUF3147 family protein, whose translation is MKKLAIDLIVRFIFGGLAVAICYIFLIMIPWKSFAGIFAAFPAVMISAVILAGVEKGSRTAADIAFGAVAGMIGGLVCVTTTLVALNTSHEVVWSIFIGLISWFISSAITFKIMKKIKYRPITSKAND
- a CDS encoding IS110 family transposase → MLKIVYPICCGIDVHKKFLVACIAFTNDKGVTTYKSRRFSTFTNNLRKLSEWLSSNSCTHVCMESTGKYWVPVYNILEATCKITLAHPKYVKAIRGKKTDKKDAKWIADLFKHDLVAGSFMPPLPIRQLRDLMRYRFKLTNFSSSEKNRIQNCLTVSNIQLANVVSDTFGKSSMRIIDYLLENPDDKDFDFVPLLHSSMLHKVDDIRLALDGMITPEQRQKMNIILQHYGELGKCKSNLESLILSLSEPYAKERTLVSTVPGIKNPFSAIAIISEIGADMSVFPTAKHLCSWAGVTPQNNESAGKKHSVRISRAGVYIKPLLVQCANAVVKSDKHPEIKGRYLSIKKRRGHKRAIIAIARMLLTAIYHILKKGEPYNPELYKKAQPFPASREITVEQAILIARRHGYSVVKD